A stretch of the Kushneria konosiri genome encodes the following:
- a CDS encoding FUSC family protein yields MALGTWGRVYLTPDINTLKFATKGLVAMTLSLYLAMEMQLDRPYWALISAVFLQIRPQSGLVIEKGLCQIGGTIIGGGLGVLIMALSMQMPAIALMMLMVWVFICATSSSLTRNFNLTYGFAMGAATAILVVVLTIVNNNSSQGVFDIAVARVSEIVLGATCATLVSMLLWPDRVRYIIHGHANTVIDETFKALTMHLDANISMNDARQQIMSALGQALTLNNDSSAVVYEGPHGPGRARAAYLLSQRALSMMAEMQTYGRLVREHPTLASEAFEDALKDIRDTMERIRSRQTYSERKREINGLRQRIQKAELQRHGTPLARRMAQGLMILLGYASVMIEAHHAINDAENTRLKAPRLSRHRDYMPALTIGIRSSLLFAIGAIIYVSTQWSSGVLMMVMPVIFGTMFASFPSPNAMLKNVMKGGLVGIFAALIFGNILLAQAAHEYIMLVVVFGGPLFLGLMAINNRAVLANGLGFCILYIILTMPSNNMSFNISSFMDRTLAIALGLIILYTVFRIVPSPNALVLRRRVIRATTDDMLQLWERSCRQSRERASDWFNGRMVERVQRLANFDSQLPEEERYLLDLGMTGMNFGHLILANYRRVTSLDNTPDTREALRQWQTALAHAYQACAWGDFDERFTDASQALLKRLREAGEMDDEQIELIEGMVRRLDLTLHRFAKMSSSRDQRDISDVLEQAS; encoded by the coding sequence ATCTGGCCATGGAAATGCAGCTGGATCGCCCCTATTGGGCCCTGATATCGGCCGTATTCCTGCAGATACGTCCTCAAAGCGGGCTGGTGATCGAGAAGGGACTGTGCCAGATCGGCGGTACCATCATCGGTGGCGGCCTGGGCGTACTGATCATGGCATTGAGCATGCAGATGCCGGCCATTGCGCTGATGATGCTGATGGTCTGGGTCTTTATCTGTGCCACCTCGTCATCACTGACTCGCAATTTCAATCTGACCTACGGCTTTGCGATGGGGGCGGCCACGGCCATCCTTGTCGTGGTGCTCACCATTGTGAACAACAATTCAAGTCAGGGCGTTTTTGATATCGCCGTGGCTCGTGTCAGCGAGATCGTGCTGGGCGCGACCTGTGCCACGTTGGTCAGCATGCTGCTCTGGCCCGATCGGGTCAGATATATCATTCACGGGCATGCCAATACGGTCATTGATGAGACCTTCAAGGCGCTGACCATGCATCTTGATGCCAATATCTCAATGAATGACGCGCGCCAGCAGATCATGTCTGCGCTGGGCCAGGCACTGACGCTCAACAACGACAGCAGCGCTGTCGTCTATGAGGGGCCGCATGGACCCGGGCGTGCTCGTGCGGCTTATCTTTTATCCCAGCGTGCACTGTCGATGATGGCCGAGATGCAGACCTATGGGCGTCTGGTACGGGAACATCCGACGCTTGCCAGCGAAGCCTTCGAGGATGCGCTCAAGGATATTCGCGACACCATGGAGCGCATACGCTCGCGTCAGACCTACAGCGAACGAAAACGGGAGATCAACGGGCTTCGACAGCGGATACAGAAGGCTGAACTACAGCGTCATGGTACGCCGCTGGCAAGACGCATGGCGCAGGGATTGATGATCCTGCTGGGGTATGCCAGCGTCATGATCGAGGCGCATCACGCCATCAACGATGCCGAGAATACCCGGCTCAAGGCCCCTCGGCTGTCGCGCCATCGTGATTACATGCCGGCACTGACCATCGGTATCCGTTCCAGTCTGTTGTTTGCCATCGGCGCCATCATCTATGTCTCGACCCAGTGGAGCTCCGGTGTGCTGATGATGGTGATGCCGGTAATTTTTGGCACCATGTTTGCCTCGTTTCCTTCGCCCAATGCCATGTTAAAAAACGTCATGAAGGGAGGACTTGTCGGAATTTTTGCGGCCTTGATCTTTGGCAATATTCTGCTGGCTCAGGCGGCGCATGAGTACATCATGCTGGTGGTGGTGTTTGGAGGGCCGCTTTTCCTGGGGCTGATGGCGATCAATAATCGTGCGGTTCTGGCCAATGGTCTGGGTTTTTGTATTCTCTATATCATCCTGACCATGCCCAGTAACAACATGAGCTTCAATATCAGCAGTTTCATGGATCGCACGCTGGCCATTGCCCTGGGGCTGATCATTCTCTACACGGTTTTTCGAATTGTGCCTTCTCCCAACGCACTGGTCCTGCGTCGTCGTGTCATTCGTGCCACGACCGATGACATGCTGCAGCTATGGGAACGTTCCTGTCGGCAATCACGGGAAAGAGCTTCTGACTGGTTCAACGGTCGCATGGTCGAGCGTGTACAGCGTCTTGCCAACTTTGACAGTCAACTGCCTGAAGAGGAACGTTATCTGCTGGACCTGGGGATGACTGGCATGAATTTTGGGCATCTGATTCTGGCCAACTACCGCCGTGTCACCAGCCTGGATAACACGCCGGACACGCGTGAAGCCCTCAGGCAGTGGCAGACAGCGCTGGCCCATGCCTATCAGGCCTGCGCATGGGGCGATTTTGATGAACGTTTTACCGATGCCAGTCAGGCGCTTTTGAAACGTCTGCGTGAAGCCGGCGAAATGGATGATGAACAGATCGAACTCATCGAAGGGATGGTCAGGCGCCTGGATCTTACGCTGCATCGCTTTGCGAAAATGAGCAGTAGCCGGGATCAGCGCGATATCAGCGACGTTCTGGAGCAGGCATCCTGA